The Corylus avellana chromosome ca8, CavTom2PMs-1.0 genome has a segment encoding these proteins:
- the LOC132189409 gene encoding squamosa promoter-binding-like protein 12 produces the protein MDWNSKTTSEWDWEKLAGFSSKSIDIPELVQPSNHEIEGDGGVDNGSVYSSGGGGGFSSSDLGHGSSSRSSISASADSSSKEGSKRYGIVDGFPKDFTEKKEWSRVDSTENYPSLGASVSSGEPIIGLKLGKRTYFEDLCAASTTKTSTIPVVPTSSAVPTKRSRASYQSTQTPRCQVEGCNLDLKSAKDYHRRHRICECHSKSPKVIVAGMERRFCQQCSRFHELSEFDDKKRSCRRRLSDHNARRRRPQTEAIQFDSSRLSSSLYDGRQQMNLVLNRVPLSTANPTWSSACSYNKVTHAEDSVARPTKTGGIDRQLKLLSDEMPGAPSMLQTDSIKMLSFEGSTPRVLSQGLEASSFAANVDVAPDVRRALSLLSTNSWGLNDSEANALDQLMHVNRTSMAQPVVHAELQNWELSSSGHEQVEQPPPESRVHSLNQHNNAGIHFQEFQLFKSPYESGCFYSNQIN, from the exons ATGGACTGGAACTCGAAAACTACCTCGGAGTGGGACTGGGAGAAATTAGCAGGGTTCAGTTCTAAGTCAATTGATATTCCAGAATTGGTACAACCATCAAATCATGAGATTGAAGGAGATGGAGGGGTCGATAATGGATCTGTATATTCAtctggaggtggtggtggtttCTCAAGTTCAGATTTGGGGCATGGTTCTTCATCTAGGAGCTCCATCTCTGCTTCAGCCGATTCATCTTCCAAGGAGGGAAGTAAGAGATATGGGATTGTTGATGGATTCCCTAAAGATTTTACTGAGAAAAAAGAATGGTCCAGGGTGGACAGTACTGAGAATTATCCATCTCTGGGGGCTTCTGTCAGCTCAGGTGAACCAATAATTGGTTTGAAGCTTGGCAAACGAACTTATTTTGAAGACTTGTGTGCGGCAAGCACCACTAAGACATCAACTATACCTGTGGTTCCTACATCCTCAGCTGTTCCCACAAAGAGGTCTAGGGCATCTTATCAGAGCACTCAAACCCCACGTTGCCAAGTTGAAGGATGCAACCTTGACCTAAAGTCAGCTAAAGATTACCATCGCAGGCATAGAATCTGTGAATGCcactcaaaaagcccaaaagtcATTGTTGCTGGAATGGAGCGTCGGTTTTGCCAACAGTGCAGCAG GTTCCATGAACTGTCAGAGTTTGATGATAAGAAGAGAAGCTGTCGTAGGCGTCTCTCTGATCACAATGCACGGCGACGTAGGCCACAGACGGAGGCAATCCAGTTTGATTCTTCTAGACTGTCTTCATCATTATATG ATGGGAGACAGCAGATGAATCTTGTGTTGAATAGGGTTCCATTGTCAACTGCAAATCCAACGTGGTCAAGTGCATGCAGCTATAATAAAGTTACACATGCCGAAGATTCTGTAGCTAGACCTACAAAAACCGGCGGCATTGATAGGCAGCTGAAATTGCTCTCAGATGAGATGCCAGGTGCTCCTTCTATGCTACAAACAGATTCAATCAAGATGTTGTCTTTTGAAGGCAGTACGCCTCGAGTCCTTAGTCAAG GCTTAGAGGCATCTTCATTTGCGGCTAATGTTGATGTAGCACCAGATGTTCGGcgtgctctctctcttctgtcaacGAATTCATGGGGTCTGAATGACTCTGAAGCCAATGCTCTAGACCAACTCATGCATGTAAATCGAACCAGCATGGCCCAGCCAGTAGTCCATGCAGAACTGCAAAACTGGGAACTTTCTTCGTCAGGACACGAGCAGGTCGAGCAACCACCGCCCGAGTCCCGTGTGCATTCACTAAATCAACATAACAATGCTGGCATTCATTTCCAGGAATTTCAGTTGTTTAAGTCACCTTATGAGTCTGGCTGCTTTTATTCCAATCAAATCAACTGA